A stretch of Lathyrus oleraceus cultivar Zhongwan6 chromosome 6, CAAS_Psat_ZW6_1.0, whole genome shotgun sequence DNA encodes these proteins:
- the LOC127095003 gene encoding B3 domain-containing protein LOC_Os12g40080 has product MKSSYLYSHFLYVPQNFTKNYMKKENNDILLQLMDGRTWDAKFYFGKIKGGWKKFAADNKLKKGDVCVFELTKNKEITLKVLIFRLENESHPTLPQELIQREKDRVKEKNTSRSKMYKPLMGRSKQTTEIVELYDVPNAREVLIELYGKILHEIQKVPKDHGYRKAVERIINEKLMVCQEEEDLKKIESRLGCGQIEELIEEAKDELKLIDYMIK; this is encoded by the exons ATGAAATCTTCATATCTCTATAGTCATTTTTTG TATGTTCCACAAAACTTTACAAAAAACTATATGAAGAAAGAGAACAATGATATTCTTCTACAACTAATGGATGGAAGAACTTGGGATGCaaaattttattttggaaaaattAAAGGTGGATGGAAGAAATTTGCAGCTGACAATAAGTTGAAAAAAGGTGATGTGTGTGTTTTTGAGTTGACCAAAAACAAAGAGATTACTTTAAAAGTATTAATATTTCGACTTGAAAACGAGTCGCATCCAACTCTTCCTCAAG AActgattcaaagagaaaaggaTCGTGTGAAAGAGAAAAATACAAGCCGATCAAAGATGTATAAGCCATTGATGGGAAGATCAAAGCAAACAACAGAGATTGTTGAACTATATGATGTTCCGAATGCGAGGGAGGTGTTAATAGAATTGTATGGTAAGATACTTCATGAGATCCAAAAGGTTCCAAAAGATCATGGGTATCGTAAAGCCGTTGAAAGAATTATAAATGAAAAACTCATGGTTTGTCAAGAAGAAGAAgatttgaagaaaattgagagtCGTCTTGGATGTGGTCAAATTGAAGAACTCATTGAAGAGGCTAAGGATGAATTGAAACTAATTGACTATATGATTAAGTAG